Below is a window of Stappia sp. DNA.
TGAAGGCGTTTGAGCGCATCGATGTCCTCGTCAACAACGCCGGAGTCAGCCTGTCCGCGCCATCTCCCTATGCCGACTCGGTCTGGGAAGAGACGATCGCGGTCAATCTTAGCGCCCCCTTCAGGCTCGCGCGTGCAATCGCGCCGATCATGGCGGATCACGGCGGAGGGTCCATCATCAACATCACCAGCCTGGGGGCGATGCGAGGCTTCCCGGACAACCCCTCTTATCAGGCTGCCAAGGCAGGCCTTGGCCAGCTGACACGAGCGCTCGCGCGCGATTACGGCAATCGAAATGTGCGCGCGAATAACCTGTGTCCAGGTTACATTCACACCGACATGACGGCCCGCAGCCACGCAGATCCCGCGTCGCATGCCGACCGACTGGGGCGCATGATGCTGCCGCGTTGGGGCGAGCCGGCTGATCTGGTTGGCCCGTGCCTGTTTCTCGCCTCGCCCGCCTCGTCATACGTCACGGGTATCGACTTGCCAGTGGACGGCGGCTGGCTTGCAAAGGGCCTATAGCCGGGTGTCGAGCCAATTCGCAACGTCCACGTGAAATGCACGCAAACGCTCTCGCTCGCGCGCCACGGCAGCACGCTGACGCGCGACGATGGCAACGCTCTCACCAAGATCAGTCTCTACGAGCTCAAAGGCCCGCGCAACGTTGGCACGAGACGCAGAGCGCACCACGCGCTCAGGCATGGCCAGCCCCTCGAACAGACCCGCGATCTTGTGATGTGTAGAAATGCCAATGGTCGGCGTACCGAACCCGATCGATGTCAAGTTGGCATGAAAGCGCATGGCAAGCACGGCATCCGCGCCTCGGTAGAGATCAATGACGCTCCCCCAGTTTGGATCTCCCGATACGTAGGGCGCCACGCCAACCCGCGTGCGGCGGTGGTGGTCATCCAACTTGGCCATGACGCCGGCGATGATCGTCAGGTCCGAGTGAATATGCGGCGTCAGAACGACCCCCAGATCTGGGTGACGCGTGAGCAGTCGGTCGATGCCGTCTGCGAGCGTCGCCTGAAATTCCACCTGCTTGTCTTCATGAGACACTCCGTCGAAACGGATATCGGGCATGTCACCCGCAAGATTGACGCACAGTAACCGTGCCGTAGTCGGTCGCTCCGGGTGGCGCCAGGATCCGGGATCTGCGAACATCCCACCGTCTGGGATAACGGTCATTTCCGCAGCATAGCGCCGACCGACGTGCTCGGCGATCAGCGAAGCGGACCCGTCATTGCGCAATGACCATCGCATCCCCTTGCACTGCAATCCTGCATCCAGAAACGCCCGAAACCGATCCATTGCCTCCGGCACAACACCGCGCGTGGCATCAACGCCAACTCCATAAAAAACCGCAGGCACCCGAAGACGGGATAGATAACCAGGCGCCATGTCCAGGCACGTTCCGCATTGCGTGTCGCAGCGCCAAGTCTGAAAGGTGCTGTCACCGCCGAAAAGAACCAGATCGAATGTATTCGCGTAATCGACGAAATCATCGTCGAAGACCCTCCGGCGCCAGTGAATGAACTCCCGAATCTCGAGTCGCGTGTAGCGAATATCAAACGGCCAATCCTCCGCGCGCATGCGGTACGCGCCATCGTGCATGGCGTTGTCGCCGAGATTGCCGACGAAGGAGGCCAGGTGCAGCACGTTCAAGGTGCGCATGGCGGGCCCTCGATAGCGCCGGACGAGCCGATGCCCGACAGCCGATGTCCGGGAGCGGTCCTCACACCCGCTGCGCCTCGAGCGTGTCCTTGCGACGCAGCTTCTCGATCACCGGCTTCTCGCGCTCGTGGATCCGGATCTTGCCATCGCCGCGCGCCATTTCGGCGAGGCGAATGCCGGCGATCATCTCCGTCATCTGCGCCACATCGATGGAGGCCGCCTGATCCGAGCCCCACATGCTGCGATCGAGCGTGAAGTGACGCTCGACAGACACCGCGCCATAGGCGATCGAGAGAATGCTCGGCAAGACTCCTTCCTCGTGGCCAGAATAACCGATCTTGAGGTGGGGAAAGCGCTCGCGCAGCGTCGAGATGCCGGCGAGATTGATCTCCTCCGGCGCCGTGGGATAGGTCGAGGTGCAGTGATAGAGACAGGCGATCTCGCCGCCCGCGCCCTCGATCGTCTCCACCGCGGCACGCACCATGGTCAGGTCGCACATGCCGGTCGACACCAGCAGCGGCACGCGTCTGCGCGCCGCATGGATCAGCAACTCCCGGTCGGTGACGGACGCCGAGGCGATCTTCAGATAGGGCACGTCGAGGTCGACGAGAAAGTCGACGGAGGCCTCGTCCCAGGGCGAGGCATACCAGGTGATGCCAAGGTCGGCGCACAGCGCGGCGATGCGCTCGTAATCCGCCCGCCCGAACTCCAGCCCGTGCTTGAGATCGCCATTGGTCTCGCCGAGCGGCGACTTGCGCGGCCGGGCGAGCTCCTCAGGCGTATAGACGACGTCGACGGTGCGCTTCTGGAACTTAACCGCGTCGCACCCGGCGCGATGCGCGGCCCGGACCATCTCAAGCGCCAGATCCAGGCTGCCGTTGTGGTTGATGCCGATTTCGGCAACGACCGTGCAGCGGTCAAAGGTAAACAGGGTCATCTCGCGGTCTTTCGGGTTTCGCGGTCTTTCCGGTTCGGGCGCACTCGGAACACCTGACGGCAGTCTCGTGCGATCACCGATTTCGCTGCTTCATCCGGCGGACATGCCAGCCCCGGGCGGCGCGCCGGCCCGCATCGGGCGGCCGCGCTTTGCTTCATTATCCCTGTTTCTTCCTGATTCGGCGAGCCCTTTCGCCCCGGCGCCTGCACGGATTGCCCCATGCAGCATCCACCGCCCCCCCCGCACATTGCAAAGGTAACGACCGATTAACCCTAACTCCCGTTAACCTATTGTTTTTACGAGCTGTTCGGACTCGGGCGCCTAGCGTGACCGGGCAACGAGGACGCGTTGCGCAAACCGGTTACCAGGAAGGTACGACCCATGAGTGTGACTCTCTCCGCTGGCGTTCGCCAGAACCTGAACTCCCTCCAGCAGACCGCCGACATGATGGCGCAGACGCAGAACCGTCTCGCCACCGGCAAGAAGGTCAACTCCGCGCTGGACAATCCGACCAACTTCTTCACCTCCAAGAGCCTGAACTCGCGCGCCAACGAACTGTCGAGCCTGCTCGACGGCATCTCCAACGCGACGAAGACGCTCGAAGCCGCCGACAACGGTATCAAGGCGATCACCAAGCTGGTGGAAAGCGCCCAGTCGACGGCGCGTCAGGCGCTCCAGGACGGCGGCGCCGGAGCAGGCACGGTCGTGGAAAGCTCCTCGTCGATCTCCACCAACTCCCTGACGCCGGTCGCCGGTGAATCCATTCAGGATCAGGCCAAGCGTCAGACGCTGTCGAACCTCGGCTTCGAAAACGGCGACACGATTTCGGTTCAGTCGACCGATACGGAAACCGGGGCTGTCTCCAACATCGAGATCACCGTCGGCACCACTCAGAAAGTGGACGGCACCGGTCCGGTCGCGACCGTGCAGGACGCGGTCGACGTGATCAACGCCTCGGGC
It encodes the following:
- a CDS encoding N-acetylneuraminate synthase family protein, with product MTLFTFDRCTVVAEIGINHNGSLDLALEMVRAAHRAGCDAVKFQKRTVDVVYTPEELARPRKSPLGETNGDLKHGLEFGRADYERIAALCADLGITWYASPWDEASVDFLVDLDVPYLKIASASVTDRELLIHAARRRVPLLVSTGMCDLTMVRAAVETIEGAGGEIACLYHCTSTYPTAPEEINLAGISTLRERFPHLKIGYSGHEEGVLPSILSIAYGAVSVERHFTLDRSMWGSDQAASIDVAQMTEMIAGIRLAEMARGDGKIRIHEREKPVIEKLRRKDTLEAQRV
- a CDS encoding polysaccharide pyruvyl transferase family protein, which translates into the protein MRTLNVLHLASFVGNLGDNAMHDGAYRMRAEDWPFDIRYTRLEIREFIHWRRRVFDDDFVDYANTFDLVLFGGDSTFQTWRCDTQCGTCLDMAPGYLSRLRVPAVFYGVGVDATRGVVPEAMDRFRAFLDAGLQCKGMRWSLRNDGSASLIAEHVGRRYAAEMTVIPDGGMFADPGSWRHPERPTTARLLCVNLAGDMPDIRFDGVSHEDKQVEFQATLADGIDRLLTRHPDLGVVLTPHIHSDLTIIAGVMAKLDDHHRRTRVGVAPYVSGDPNWGSVIDLYRGADAVLAMRFHANLTSIGFGTPTIGISTHHKIAGLFEGLAMPERVVRSASRANVARAFELVETDLGESVAIVARQRAAVARERERLRAFHVDVANWLDTRL
- a CDS encoding SDR family oxidoreductase, producing MYHQFSVTGLSVIVTGAARGNGRAIADGFRTAGARVFAVDKLQEPLSEISSDPNVVTDVADLRQPESTDRIVKEALKAFERIDVLVNNAGVSLSAPSPYADSVWEETIAVNLSAPFRLARAIAPIMADHGGGSIINITSLGAMRGFPDNPSYQAAKAGLGQLTRALARDYGNRNVRANNLCPGYIHTDMTARSHADPASHADRLGRMMLPRWGEPADLVGPCLFLASPASSYVTGIDLPVDGGWLAKGL